A genomic segment from Bradyrhizobium sp. CB1015 encodes:
- a CDS encoding MFS transporter: MTLAFPVRRELKPDRAQAAAADSLASLIWLTLGAFAIGSEGFMIAGLLPALARDLNVGLPAAGHLVTAFSLAYAISAPVMAVLTVGLERRRLLIVAMAGFALGNLLAALASGYAALLAARLLLALSAASFMPAASGYAAALGGPERRGRALSAVTTGLTLAIIGGVPLGVLVGQGFGWRATFFGVAGLAVFSLFGILTRLPCQRPGVTAGLGERLALAKRRDILGVLVTNVLTVAGTFTVYTYLGVFIASVAGLGSQALAPVLLGFGLAGAVGTQLSGSAADRWGARMIVIVAGWLALVAYLAFSLSAALGPARAMPVLLPAILIWGLASWGLITAQQARLVGLAPALAPISLSMNSSAIYLGSAMGAAAGAVVVANGAMERLGWAAAGFDLAALLSVLLSGGSTSGRS; this comes from the coding sequence ATGACATTGGCCTTTCCTGTGCGCCGGGAACTGAAGCCTGATCGCGCGCAAGCTGCCGCCGCCGACTCGCTGGCCTCTCTCATTTGGCTGACGCTCGGCGCTTTTGCCATCGGCAGCGAGGGGTTCATGATCGCCGGACTGCTCCCGGCCCTGGCGCGAGATCTGAACGTCGGTTTGCCCGCCGCCGGTCATCTGGTCACCGCGTTCTCTCTCGCTTATGCCATCAGCGCGCCGGTCATGGCCGTGTTGACGGTCGGGCTGGAACGGCGTCGCCTGCTGATCGTCGCCATGGCCGGCTTCGCCCTGGGCAATCTGCTCGCCGCGCTGGCGTCAGGCTATGCAGCGCTGTTGGCCGCGCGGCTGCTGTTGGCTCTGTCCGCAGCAAGCTTCATGCCGGCGGCCAGTGGATATGCCGCCGCACTGGGCGGTCCGGAGCGGCGTGGCCGCGCCTTGTCCGCTGTCACCACCGGGTTGACCCTGGCCATCATCGGCGGCGTGCCGCTGGGCGTACTGGTGGGGCAGGGGTTCGGCTGGCGCGCCACCTTCTTCGGTGTCGCGGGGCTGGCGGTGTTCTCGCTCTTTGGGATTCTCACCCGGCTGCCGTGCCAGCGACCTGGCGTCACGGCCGGCCTGGGTGAGCGTCTGGCGCTGGCCAAGCGTCGCGATATCCTGGGCGTGCTGGTGACCAACGTGCTGACCGTCGCCGGCACCTTTACGGTCTACACTTATCTCGGTGTCTTCATAGCCAGCGTCGCGGGCCTTGGCTCGCAGGCGCTGGCGCCGGTCCTGCTGGGCTTTGGCCTGGCCGGCGCGGTCGGCACCCAGCTCAGCGGCAGCGCGGCGGACCGTTGGGGCGCGCGCATGATCGTGATCGTTGCCGGTTGGCTTGCCCTGGTGGCTTATCTTGCGTTCTCGCTCAGCGCGGCACTCGGGCCGGCGCGGGCAATGCCGGTCCTGCTGCCAGCCATCCTGATTTGGGGGTTGGCCAGCTGGGGGCTCATAACGGCGCAGCAAGCGCGGCTAGTGGGGTTGGCGCCGGCACTGGCGCCGATCAGTCTCTCGATGAATTCCTCGGCGATCTACCTCGGCAGCGCGATGGGTGCCGCAGCGGGAGCTGTGGTCGTTGCCAATGGCGCGATGGAGCGGCTCGGCTGGGCGGCTGCGGGATTCGATCTGGCCGCGCTGTTATCGGTGCTGCTCAGCGGCGGCAGCACATCAGGCCGAAGCTGA
- a CDS encoding cupin domain-containing protein encodes MRTAFVPLIALAIALGASPAIAQEREQVKIAFEHALPNVEGKKIVAVTVTYPPGGKSLAHHHAASAFIYAYVLSGAIRSQVGNDPAKVYHAGEGFYEMAGSHHIISENASDKEPASLLAVFVVDSKDGPLTTPDKAP; translated from the coding sequence ATGCGAACGGCCTTCGTGCCGCTGATAGCGTTAGCGATCGCCTTGGGAGCTTCACCTGCGATCGCGCAGGAGCGGGAGCAGGTGAAAATCGCGTTCGAGCACGCACTCCCGAATGTCGAAGGAAAGAAAATAGTTGCTGTGACGGTGACCTATCCTCCCGGAGGCAAATCGCTGGCTCATCACCACGCAGCCTCGGCATTTATCTACGCCTATGTGTTATCCGGGGCCATCCGCAGCCAAGTCGGCAATGACCCCGCCAAGGTCTATCACGCAGGCGAAGGGTTTTACGAAATGGCCGGCTCACATCACATCATCAGCGAGAACGCCAGCGACAAGGAGCCCGCCAGCTTACTGGCAGTCTTCGTCGTCGATTCCAAGGACGGGCCCTTGACGACGCCAGACAAGGCGCCGTGA
- a CDS encoding GlxA family transcriptional regulator, giving the protein MPVQAVAIVVWEGVQALDVAGPMDVFSEANAFLGSADRYETVLVAAHRNPLRASNGIRMVADLSFDEAAGGFDIVLVAGTPTPPEAAPEPCLLRWVKELPWRSSVYGSICTGAFVLGYAGLLDDRRVTTHWQDAQALAARFPKAKVEPDLIYVRDGRLITAAGVTAGIDLGLALVGQRHGAETALKVAKRLVVVAQRQGGQSQFSPYLTAPADPESPIARIQDHVMANIGDRHTLESLAAVVGMSPRNLARHFGQVTGTTPHEFLERARVDAARMMLEASDRPLKAVAFDCGFGSADRMRIVFSTRLGVTPVQYRASFRRAESE; this is encoded by the coding sequence GTGCCGGTACAAGCTGTCGCAATCGTCGTCTGGGAGGGGGTCCAGGCGCTAGACGTGGCGGGACCGATGGATGTGTTCAGTGAGGCGAACGCGTTTCTCGGCAGCGCGGACCGCTATGAAACGGTATTGGTTGCTGCTCACCGCAATCCGCTGCGCGCCTCGAACGGCATACGCATGGTCGCCGACCTGAGCTTCGATGAGGCGGCGGGCGGTTTCGACATCGTTCTGGTGGCCGGCACTCCGACGCCACCGGAAGCGGCGCCCGAACCGTGCCTGCTTCGGTGGGTCAAGGAGCTGCCGTGGCGCTCCAGCGTTTATGGGTCGATCTGCACCGGGGCATTCGTCCTTGGCTATGCCGGCCTCCTTGACGATCGGCGAGTTACGACCCATTGGCAGGATGCACAGGCGCTGGCGGCTAGGTTTCCGAAGGCAAAAGTCGAACCGGATCTGATCTATGTCCGCGATGGACGGTTGATAACCGCGGCTGGTGTGACTGCGGGGATAGATTTGGGCTTGGCGCTCGTCGGGCAGCGGCACGGCGCGGAAACGGCGCTCAAGGTCGCCAAGCGGCTGGTTGTCGTTGCCCAGCGCCAGGGCGGACAATCGCAGTTCAGTCCCTATCTCACGGCACCTGCTGATCCGGAATCGCCAATCGCACGCATCCAGGACCATGTCATGGCCAATATTGGGGATCGCCACACGCTGGAGTCGCTCGCCGCCGTCGTCGGCATGAGCCCCCGGAATCTCGCCCGACATTTCGGGCAGGTGACCGGGACCACGCCGCACGAATTCCTCGAGCGCGCCCGCGTTGATGCCGCGCGCATGATGCTGGAAGCAAGCGACCGGCCGCTGAAGGCCGTTGCCTTCGATTGCGGCTTCGGGTCGGCGGACCGGATGAGAATCGTCTTCAGCACCCGTCTTGGCGTAACCCCTGTCCAATATCGCGCTAGCTTCCGACGTGCGGAGTCGGAATAG
- a CDS encoding HD domain-containing protein, whose protein sequence is MSEIIAGIRVPDSAIARAATQLVRDTEDDLLYNHSRRVFLWGALTGERRGLKYDPELLYLGAMFHDMGLTEKYSSPELRFEVDGANAARNFMKTYGVPERDIEDVWTAIALHTTPGIPEHMRPTMALVTAGVEMDVLGIAYHDFTHEQRDHVCVHHPRETNFKENIIDHFANGIIKKPLTTFGNVKADVLALKDMNYVRQNFCSIILGSAWPH, encoded by the coding sequence ATGTCTGAGATCATCGCCGGCATCCGCGTGCCTGACAGCGCCATCGCGCGCGCAGCCACGCAGCTCGTGCGCGATACCGAAGACGACCTGCTATACAATCACAGTCGCCGTGTCTTCCTGTGGGGCGCGCTCACGGGCGAGCGCCGCGGGCTGAAATACGACCCGGAGCTGCTTTACCTCGGCGCCATGTTCCACGACATGGGTCTGACCGAGAAATATTCGAGCCCCGAGCTGCGCTTCGAGGTCGACGGCGCCAATGCCGCCCGCAACTTCATGAAAACCTACGGCGTGCCCGAGCGTGACATCGAGGACGTCTGGACCGCGATCGCGCTCCACACCACACCCGGAATCCCTGAGCATATGCGCCCGACCATGGCGCTGGTGACCGCCGGCGTGGAAATGGACGTGCTCGGCATCGCCTATCACGACTTCACGCATGAACAGCGCGATCATGTCTGCGTCCATCATCCGCGCGAGACAAATTTCAAGGAGAACATTATTGATCACTTCGCCAACGGCATCATCAAGAAGCCGCTGACGACGTTCGGAAACGTGAAGGCCGACGTCCTCGCGTTGAAGGACATGAACTATGTCCGTCAGAACTTCTGCTCGATCATCCTTGGCTCAGCGTGGCCGCACTGA